One Alicyclobacillus acidoterrestris DNA window includes the following coding sequences:
- a CDS encoding four-carbon acid sugar kinase family protein yields the protein MRDDSIESGKIVLSFYGDDFTGSTDAMESLTVHGLRTVLFLDVPDREVLARFPGIQCVGVAGNSRVMNPSQMERELPSIFRGLRELGSDYVHYKVCSTFDSSVEIGNIATVLRISQDTFKQQSWTPVFVASPDLQRYTVFGNHYAAMRGDVYRLDRHPTMSRHPITPMHEADLRLVLQQQGAGDVELIDVLHLNGTQAEVWDILQRKLANHPEAVVFDALTREHVQQVGAILALARQTAEPMFIVGSSGVGHAISAIHGNSDTVSKPADKDVEMHKVDQLLVVSGSCSPVTQQQLQWALNHGFEGIHLSLQAVMDETDSKAALQDIVNQACDAVRHGKSLIMYTALGPDDPSIQENQRQMIDRGLQISDSGRILGSYLGEVSRQVIQETGIRRLVISGGDTSSYATRQLGIYAMEMITSISPGAPLCRCYSDDLRIDGLELALKGGQFGGEDYFTQVLNM from the coding sequence ATGCGGGATGATTCAATAGAGAGTGGAAAAATCGTTCTTTCGTTTTATGGAGATGACTTCACCGGATCGACCGATGCCATGGAGTCACTGACCGTACATGGCCTGCGGACCGTACTATTTCTCGATGTTCCTGACCGGGAGGTATTGGCGCGTTTCCCAGGCATTCAGTGTGTGGGCGTGGCGGGGAATAGTCGCGTGATGAACCCAAGTCAGATGGAACGCGAACTGCCGTCCATTTTCCGGGGGTTGCGGGAATTGGGCAGTGATTATGTTCATTACAAGGTTTGTTCGACGTTTGATTCCTCTGTGGAGATTGGGAATATCGCGACGGTGCTGCGCATCTCCCAAGACACCTTCAAACAGCAGTCATGGACGCCGGTGTTCGTCGCTTCGCCAGACCTTCAGCGGTATACGGTGTTCGGCAATCACTACGCCGCGATGCGCGGAGATGTCTATCGCCTTGACAGGCATCCGACGATGTCGCGTCACCCCATTACGCCGATGCATGAGGCGGATTTACGCCTCGTTTTGCAGCAGCAAGGTGCGGGGGATGTTGAACTTATCGATGTACTTCATCTCAATGGCACTCAGGCGGAAGTATGGGATATCCTCCAGCGTAAGCTGGCAAACCATCCAGAGGCGGTTGTTTTCGATGCGCTGACGAGGGAGCATGTGCAACAAGTCGGTGCCATACTCGCGCTTGCACGGCAAACGGCTGAGCCAATGTTCATTGTTGGGTCTTCCGGTGTCGGCCACGCCATTTCTGCGATTCACGGCAATTCGGACACGGTGTCGAAGCCGGCAGATAAAGACGTCGAAATGCACAAGGTGGATCAACTCCTCGTCGTATCGGGAAGTTGCTCGCCGGTCACCCAACAGCAGCTGCAGTGGGCACTGAATCATGGATTTGAGGGCATTCACCTGTCTCTGCAAGCGGTGATGGATGAAACGGACAGCAAGGCGGCGCTCCAGGACATCGTGAATCAAGCCTGTGATGCCGTACGCCATGGCAAAAGCCTGATCATGTACACAGCGCTCGGACCAGACGACCCGAGTATTCAAGAAAACCAGCGGCAAATGATCGATCGCGGTTTACAGATTTCCGACTCGGGTCGAATTCTTGGATCTTATTTGGGGGAAGTATCAAGACAGGTCATTCAAGAGACTGGGATTCGGCGATTGGTCATCTCTGGTGGCGACACGTCGAGTTATGCAACACGGCAATTGGGAATTTACGCGATGGAAATGATCACGTCGATTTCACCTGGAGCGCCACTGTGTCGCTGCTATTCTGACGATTTGCGCATCGACGGTTTGGAGCTAGCTTTAAAAGGTGGTCAGTTTGGCGGAGAAGATTATTTTACGCAGGTTTTAAACATGTAA
- the cydC gene encoding thiol reductant ABC exporter subunit CydC: MQRWNWILKWVAPFRWRIALAALLGFFAFGANFGLLGVSGLLISRTALHPLTILVVYVPLVAVRFFGLSRAAFRYTERLVSHDFALRSLSRIRVWLFETLEQRLPFQVTGRTFGDILSAAVQDVDAVQFLYIRALAPTLVAVLATCLALAVLVPFGIPIALTTIVGLVVAGLLLPFVLIRYRQVLGRRAREDRAKTTEILTDSVRGWREIKAFGQESAFFERLMSLGQALRTTDIRSLASQRFAQSMFLLIQGLTVCAVLLELKPRVDSRGVLPVDVAMVTLFVFAAFEAAAPSFSAFEQVGVSLAGVDRLRALASFPVTPSIPGEAQYVSGNLAVKGLSFHYAESESPTLDDVSFEVGHNQKIAIVGQSGSGKTTLLNILTGLVQYSEGSIRLNGVELASLNTATLRRTFAVVSQQTHLFRGRVRDNIALGCPDAPLARIVEVAKLARIHDTIEAMPEGYDTVLSERGNQLSGGERQRLALARALLTDAPFLVLDEPTSHLDLENEQAFYRGLFASALGRTMILVTHRFAVMEQMDDILVLKRGRIVERGRHIDLMRQGGWYARGYRQYMRMSYGD, from the coding sequence GTGCAAAGATGGAACTGGATATTAAAATGGGTCGCGCCGTTTCGCTGGCGGATTGCACTGGCCGCATTGCTCGGATTTTTCGCCTTTGGCGCGAACTTCGGACTGCTCGGCGTCAGTGGATTGCTCATCAGTCGCACAGCTTTGCATCCTTTGACGATTCTCGTCGTCTACGTGCCATTGGTGGCAGTTCGCTTTTTCGGACTCTCTCGTGCGGCTTTTCGCTATACGGAGCGGTTGGTCTCGCACGATTTTGCGTTGCGATCACTATCCAGAATTCGGGTATGGTTGTTTGAAACGCTGGAACAGCGCCTTCCATTTCAAGTGACGGGCCGTACATTCGGCGATATTTTGTCTGCGGCGGTACAGGACGTCGATGCGGTTCAGTTTTTGTACATTCGCGCGCTTGCGCCGACGCTAGTCGCCGTCTTGGCCACTTGCTTGGCTTTGGCGGTGCTCGTGCCATTTGGTATCCCTATCGCTTTAACGACTATCGTTGGCCTTGTCGTCGCTGGATTGTTGTTGCCTTTTGTGCTGATTCGCTATCGGCAAGTGCTTGGCCGACGTGCACGGGAGGACAGGGCAAAAACCACCGAAATCCTCACGGATTCTGTCCGCGGGTGGAGAGAGATTAAGGCATTTGGTCAGGAATCTGCCTTTTTTGAACGGTTGATGTCCCTGGGGCAGGCCCTTCGTACAACCGATATCCGGTCGCTTGCATCACAGCGGTTTGCACAATCAATGTTTCTTCTCATCCAAGGGCTTACGGTCTGCGCTGTGCTCTTGGAATTAAAACCGCGCGTCGATAGCAGAGGTGTGCTTCCGGTTGATGTCGCAATGGTCACGCTGTTTGTATTTGCCGCGTTTGAGGCCGCTGCGCCCAGTTTTTCGGCGTTTGAGCAGGTGGGAGTCAGTTTGGCTGGTGTCGACAGATTGCGGGCGTTGGCGTCGTTTCCAGTGACGCCGTCGATTCCGGGTGAGGCGCAATACGTCAGCGGGAACTTAGCGGTAAAGGGGTTGTCGTTTCACTATGCTGAGAGCGAATCGCCCACACTGGATGACGTGTCTTTTGAAGTAGGGCACAATCAAAAAATCGCGATTGTTGGTCAAAGCGGATCCGGCAAGACCACGCTGCTCAACATACTCACCGGGCTTGTTCAGTACAGCGAGGGATCTATCCGATTGAACGGTGTTGAGCTCGCTTCTTTGAATACGGCCACGCTGCGGCGGACGTTTGCGGTTGTCTCGCAGCAAACGCATCTCTTTCGCGGCCGCGTCCGTGATAACATCGCGCTAGGATGTCCAGATGCGCCGCTTGCGCGCATTGTTGAAGTGGCGAAATTAGCCAGAATTCACGATACAATTGAAGCCATGCCGGAAGGCTACGATACAGTGCTCAGCGAGCGAGGCAATCAGCTCTCTGGGGGTGAGCGGCAGCGACTGGCGTTGGCGCGTGCGTTGCTCACCGATGCACCATTTCTCGTGTTGGATGAACCGACGAGCCACCTTGATTTGGAGAATGAGCAGGCGTTTTATCGCGGTCTGTTTGCGAGCGCACTGGGTCGCACCATGATCTTAGTGACGCACCGCTTTGCTGTCATGGAGCAGATGGATGACATTCTCGTATTGAAGCGCGGACGGATTGTGGAGCGCGGGCGTCACATAGATTTGATGCGCCAGGGTGGCTGGTATGCGAGAGGCTATCGTCAGTATATGCGGATGTCTTACGGCGACTAA
- a CDS encoding DUF429 domain-containing protein: MYFIGVDLAFSSRNDTGVVVLEGALESDFTGLRYIGAGLFKQDDEIADFILPYLRTGECLLAIDAPLIVNNDFGMRTCERLVAKAFGHRNCAAYPSNRNNMAGTRGPQFIRYLLTQGVPIKLDIPTLPMRCGAVHAFETYPHAGHLALFDLPTVWKYKKKSGRSWDLCRSEMVNYWRKLWDLMPSVMDGILACAHMGDPLGAHLVDWLSVIRAAGPLPEVRGVRYKAFEDLTDALFCAYSAAHIAMGAPRLLFCGANQDAPCDGHAEMVQDYILVPASSARSHQSSQ, translated from the coding sequence ATGTATTTTATCGGGGTAGACCTCGCGTTTTCATCCAGGAATGACACGGGGGTTGTCGTGCTTGAGGGTGCGCTCGAATCGGACTTTACAGGTCTTCGGTACATCGGCGCGGGGCTGTTCAAACAGGATGATGAGATTGCAGACTTTATCCTGCCTTACCTGCGCACTGGAGAGTGTCTGTTGGCGATAGATGCGCCGCTGATTGTCAATAACGACTTCGGGATGCGGACATGTGAGCGTTTGGTCGCAAAGGCGTTTGGCCATCGCAACTGTGCCGCGTATCCTTCGAATCGGAATAATATGGCCGGAACGCGTGGGCCACAGTTTATTCGCTACTTGTTGACGCAGGGTGTCCCCATCAAACTCGATATACCAACACTACCCATGCGATGCGGTGCAGTCCATGCGTTTGAGACATACCCGCATGCTGGCCATTTGGCGCTGTTCGATTTGCCGACTGTCTGGAAATACAAGAAGAAGTCCGGTAGGTCGTGGGACTTGTGCAGGTCAGAGATGGTGAACTACTGGCGCAAGTTGTGGGATTTGATGCCGTCTGTGATGGATGGTATTTTGGCCTGTGCACACATGGGGGATCCACTTGGAGCGCATCTGGTCGACTGGCTTTCGGTGATTCGCGCGGCGGGACCGTTGCCTGAGGTGAGGGGCGTTCGGTACAAGGCGTTTGAGGATCTGACGGACGCGTTGTTTTGTGCCTACTCGGCGGCGCATATCGCAATGGGGGCGCCAAGGCTGCTGTTTTGTGGAGCGAATCAGGATGCGCCGTGTGATGGCCATGCTGAGATGGTGCAGGATTATATCTTAGTCCCCGCATCCTCAGCACGGTCTCATCAGAGCAGTCAATAG
- the cydD gene encoding thiol reductant ABC exporter subunit CydD, with the protein MGIQRRLIREISSVRPLMVWMVVLGLCSSILLLLQAHLMADCIGSLFLHVPKHRNLVVMVGELAVVFLVRSLVGAIAGFVAARFAANAKLDIRARWLSKLFTLSPLNIERMQTGELVTAAVSGIDNLESYLARYLPQSVEAVMVPVVLLINIFQLDWISATLLCIAAPLIVFFMILLGKGADSMAKKQWHLLENLSANFLELIEGLLTLKLFSRSADAKRLLAHIGDANRVATMKTLRVAFLSSFVLELFATLGTGAVALALGLRLLHADLAFIPALTVLLLAPEFFQPIRALGTEFHAGLNGLAAAESLFAMLDEREDGADVPIPVVSFSEVQAIRFVDVCVRYPGQREDSLQELCLTIHRGEKIAVTGPSGSGKTTFLQLLSGTLSPSSGVIEVDGQSCSTLSCAAWRNNVTLLNQAPYIFSGTLRENLQMALPGGDTMADNALQEALLKAGLRDWLRSLPGGLDTRIGDGGRQVSGGEAQRIAIARAWLRQSPFLLLDEPTANLDPLTAAEIETAITALTENRTVVVVTHDPGFSRRMDRVIRLAGADSSDEEGTRCKDGTGY; encoded by the coding sequence ATGGGTATTCAGAGGCGATTGATACGCGAGATATCTTCCGTAAGGCCGCTTATGGTCTGGATGGTTGTACTTGGACTGTGCAGCAGCATCTTGTTGCTGCTGCAAGCCCATCTGATGGCTGATTGCATCGGCAGTCTGTTTTTACACGTCCCAAAGCATCGGAATTTGGTTGTCATGGTTGGCGAACTCGCGGTTGTCTTTCTCGTACGTAGTCTAGTGGGGGCGATAGCGGGCTTTGTGGCAGCCCGGTTTGCAGCGAACGCAAAACTCGATATCAGAGCCCGCTGGCTGTCCAAGCTGTTCACGTTATCTCCATTGAACATCGAACGCATGCAGACTGGGGAACTGGTCACGGCTGCGGTGAGTGGCATCGATAACTTGGAATCCTATTTGGCCCGTTACCTGCCACAATCAGTGGAAGCCGTGATGGTCCCGGTTGTCCTGCTCATAAATATTTTTCAACTCGATTGGATCTCGGCCACCCTGCTCTGCATCGCCGCCCCGCTGATTGTCTTTTTTATGATACTGCTTGGCAAGGGTGCAGACTCGATGGCCAAAAAGCAGTGGCATCTGCTGGAGAACTTATCCGCCAACTTCCTCGAATTAATCGAGGGGCTTTTGACGTTGAAGTTGTTCTCAAGGTCCGCCGACGCAAAGCGACTGCTCGCTCACATTGGAGATGCGAATCGCGTTGCCACCATGAAGACGTTGCGCGTGGCGTTTCTCTCTTCTTTTGTGTTGGAGCTATTCGCCACGCTCGGAACGGGCGCAGTTGCGCTCGCACTGGGGTTGCGGTTGCTTCACGCCGACTTAGCGTTTATCCCGGCGTTGACGGTGCTCTTGTTAGCGCCTGAATTCTTCCAACCGATTCGGGCCTTAGGCACTGAGTTTCACGCCGGACTGAATGGACTTGCGGCGGCGGAGTCGTTGTTTGCAATGCTGGACGAGCGTGAAGACGGCGCCGATGTACCGATTCCGGTTGTTTCATTCAGTGAAGTTCAGGCCATTCGTTTTGTCGACGTATGCGTTCGCTATCCTGGTCAACGAGAGGATAGTTTGCAGGAGCTCTGTTTGACGATTCATCGTGGTGAAAAAATCGCCGTTACCGGGCCGAGTGGAAGTGGCAAGACGACGTTCTTGCAGTTGCTGTCGGGGACGCTGTCTCCGTCCTCGGGCGTCATCGAAGTCGACGGTCAATCGTGCTCGACCTTGTCGTGCGCTGCGTGGAGAAACAACGTGACGCTATTGAATCAAGCGCCCTACATTTTTTCTGGAACGCTTCGCGAAAATCTCCAGATGGCGCTTCCTGGAGGGGACACAATGGCAGATAATGCGTTGCAGGAAGCCCTACTCAAGGCGGGTCTGCGCGATTGGCTACGGTCCTTGCCCGGTGGCTTGGACACCCGTATTGGCGATGGCGGTCGGCAGGTGAGCGGCGGTGAGGCACAGAGAATCGCAATTGCGAGAGCGTGGCTGCGACAATCGCCATTCTTGTTGCTTGACGAGCCAACTGCGAATCTCGATCCGCTGACTGCCGCAGAGATCGAAACAGCGATTACGGCGTTGACCGAGAATCGGACGGTGGTCGTCGTCACGCACGACCCTGGGTTCTCTCGTCGGATGGATAGAGTCATCCGGCTTGCTGGTGCGGATTCGTCAGACGAGGAGGGGACAAGGTGCAAAGATGGAACTGGATATTAA
- a CDS encoding cytochrome ubiquinol oxidase subunit I, producing MAVDLARWQFGVTTVYHFLFVPLTIGLGFLIAVIESIYVAKNDEKYKKMAQFWMKFFLINLAIGVVTGIMQEFQFGMNWSTYSRFVGDVFGAPLAVEALAAFFLESTFLGVWLFGWDRLSKKVHLAAIWLVAFGSTISAFWILTANAFMQEPTGYAIHNGHAEMISFGALLTNPQLWVEFPHVFFGAIATGSFFVVGISAWYLLRKRAIDLFRPSFRIATVFALVSSILTVVVGHEQAQHEVVAQPMKMAAAEALWNTSPLHAPETLIAGIDAAGHHNTFAIKVPYLLSILSYNRLSGKVEGINPLQHQYVQQYGPGNYIPNVDISFWTFRLMVGAGSLMILLSLIGLVLFWRKRELKYGWFLKAMVASISLPYIANTAGWVFTEMGRQPWVVYGLLKTSSAVSPTVSNANVLFTLIGFAFVYAVLLVIAIFLAYRTLRRGPEDAPEQEDSSTPNLLFEPTRGSAS from the coding sequence ATGGCGGTAGATTTAGCTAGATGGCAATTTGGGGTGACGACTGTCTATCACTTCCTTTTTGTCCCGCTGACCATTGGGCTTGGTTTTTTGATAGCGGTCATAGAATCCATCTATGTCGCGAAAAACGATGAGAAATACAAAAAGATGGCCCAGTTTTGGATGAAGTTTTTCTTAATTAACTTAGCAATTGGTGTTGTCACTGGAATCATGCAAGAGTTCCAGTTTGGGATGAACTGGTCCACCTATTCGCGGTTTGTTGGCGACGTCTTTGGCGCTCCGCTAGCGGTAGAAGCATTGGCAGCGTTCTTTCTAGAATCGACATTCCTCGGTGTTTGGCTATTTGGGTGGGATAGGCTTTCGAAGAAAGTCCATTTGGCCGCAATCTGGTTGGTTGCATTTGGGAGTACAATATCGGCGTTTTGGATTTTGACGGCCAATGCCTTTATGCAGGAGCCGACGGGATATGCCATTCACAATGGACATGCAGAGATGATCTCATTTGGAGCATTATTGACCAATCCGCAATTGTGGGTTGAATTTCCGCACGTATTCTTTGGTGCGATTGCGACAGGTTCTTTCTTCGTAGTTGGAATTAGCGCCTGGTATTTGCTTCGCAAACGGGCGATTGACTTATTTCGACCGTCGTTTCGGATTGCGACGGTGTTCGCACTCGTGTCGAGTATTCTCACCGTGGTGGTAGGACATGAACAGGCGCAACACGAGGTGGTCGCACAGCCGATGAAGATGGCCGCAGCGGAGGCGCTGTGGAACACGAGTCCGCTGCATGCACCAGAGACTCTGATAGCGGGCATTGACGCGGCCGGTCACCACAACACGTTCGCCATCAAGGTTCCTTATCTGTTGAGTATTCTTTCGTATAATCGTCTGTCGGGCAAAGTAGAAGGGATTAATCCTCTGCAGCATCAATATGTGCAACAATACGGGCCTGGCAATTACATTCCCAATGTCGATATTTCCTTCTGGACTTTTCGCCTCATGGTTGGTGCCGGATCACTCATGATTCTACTCAGCTTAATCGGGCTTGTGCTGTTCTGGCGCAAGCGTGAACTGAAGTACGGATGGTTCCTCAAGGCGATGGTTGCATCGATTTCTTTACCGTATATCGCGAATACAGCTGGCTGGGTTTTCACGGAAATGGGTCGCCAACCTTGGGTGGTGTACGGGCTCTTAAAAACGAGTTCCGCCGTGTCACCGACGGTATCGAACGCAAATGTGTTATTTACGCTGATTGGATTCGCGTTCGTGTACGCAGTTCTGCTCGTGATTGCGATTTTCCTGGCATACCGCACGCTCCGTCGCGGACCGGAAGACGCACCGGAACAAGAAGATAGTTCAACGCCAAACCTGCTCTTCGAGCCAACGAGGGGGAGTGCAAGTTGA
- the cydB gene encoding cytochrome d ubiquinol oxidase subunit II, with the protein MTLNTLWFALIVTLFTGFFVLEGFDFGVGILASIIGKSDKERRLLYNTIGPFWDGNEVWLIAAGGAMFAAFPQWYATLFSGFYIPLFLLIVALMARGVGFEFRSKLIAPRWRKAWDTAIFLGSLFPPVIWGIALANMMKGVPIDAQMNDVGSFWSLFNGYSIVCAIAMVLLFMTHGALFLTIKTSGDIQARARGIARKVGFWTTIFMLFAVILSYFYSSIFSKSGIDPGAIAILAGISLISVPFLIHAKKDGWAFLMTSSTIVFSTLTVFIDLFPRVFVSSLNPNWSLTIYNAASNPYSLRVMTWIALTLLPIILGYTIWTFWTFRRRLSLQDHMEY; encoded by the coding sequence TTGACGCTCAATACGCTGTGGTTTGCGCTCATTGTCACGCTGTTTACGGGCTTCTTCGTATTGGAAGGATTCGATTTTGGCGTGGGTATTCTCGCGTCCATCATCGGCAAGTCAGATAAGGAGCGGCGTTTGCTGTACAACACTATCGGCCCCTTCTGGGATGGCAACGAGGTGTGGCTGATTGCCGCCGGGGGCGCGATGTTCGCCGCATTCCCACAGTGGTACGCAACCTTGTTCAGCGGTTTTTACATCCCGTTGTTTCTGTTAATCGTGGCGCTTATGGCTCGCGGCGTCGGCTTTGAATTTCGCAGTAAGTTGATTGCGCCACGTTGGCGCAAAGCGTGGGACACGGCCATCTTCCTGGGAAGCCTGTTTCCCCCAGTCATCTGGGGCATCGCGCTGGCGAATATGATGAAGGGGGTACCTATCGACGCGCAGATGAATGACGTCGGGTCATTTTGGAGCCTCTTCAACGGGTACAGCATTGTTTGTGCCATTGCGATGGTATTGCTGTTTATGACGCACGGTGCGCTGTTTCTCACGATTAAAACGAGTGGGGACATCCAGGCACGGGCACGCGGCATCGCCCGGAAGGTAGGTTTTTGGACCACGATATTTATGTTATTCGCTGTGATTTTGAGTTATTTCTACTCGAGTATCTTTTCCAAGTCCGGTATCGATCCCGGCGCGATCGCAATCCTGGCAGGGATCTCCCTGATTTCGGTCCCGTTCTTGATTCACGCGAAAAAGGACGGCTGGGCGTTTTTGATGACGTCGAGTACCATTGTTTTTTCGACCTTGACGGTGTTTATCGATTTGTTTCCGCGGGTCTTTGTATCGTCGCTCAATCCAAACTGGAGTCTTACGATTTATAATGCGGCTTCGAATCCATACTCGCTGCGTGTGATGACCTGGATTGCCCTGACGCTGCTCCCGATTATTCTTGGCTATACGATTTGGACGTTTTGGACGTTCCGCAGACGTCTATCCTTACAAGACCACATGGAGTACTGA
- a CDS encoding nitroreductase has product MSNLFDKRKTVRRYTDEPVPKEVILDVLRDAQKAPSWANSQPWEVYVATGETLERLRKAYLEAYDSQQAPDDSDMPKPKAWPDYLQERMNASYARVFEQSGISRDDEKARAENWRNNFAFFNAPVAAFLCLDRSLTEWSTLDVGIYAGNLMLAATQHGLGSTPAASSVSYPHLLREILEIPEHHRIIVGIMMGYEDKNHPYNRPSSIRVPVEETIHFRGL; this is encoded by the coding sequence ATGTCTAACTTGTTTGACAAGCGAAAGACCGTTCGCCGCTATACAGATGAGCCTGTGCCAAAAGAAGTGATTCTGGATGTGCTGAGGGACGCTCAAAAGGCGCCATCATGGGCCAATTCTCAGCCGTGGGAAGTCTATGTGGCCACAGGGGAGACGTTGGAGCGGCTTCGCAAGGCTTATTTGGAGGCATATGACAGTCAACAGGCCCCGGATGACAGCGATATGCCAAAGCCCAAAGCGTGGCCGGACTACTTGCAGGAGAGAATGAATGCGTCTTATGCGAGGGTGTTTGAGCAAAGCGGCATTTCTCGCGATGATGAGAAGGCGCGTGCCGAAAATTGGCGGAATAACTTTGCGTTCTTCAATGCACCTGTCGCTGCGTTTTTATGCCTGGACCGGTCACTCACAGAGTGGTCAACACTCGACGTGGGTATTTATGCTGGTAACCTGATGTTAGCTGCTACGCAGCATGGGCTCGGCTCCACGCCTGCGGCCAGCTCTGTGTCATACCCACATTTGCTGCGGGAAATCCTTGAAATTCCAGAGCACCACCGGATTATCGTCGGTATTATGATGGGGTATGAGGACAAAAACCATCCGTACAATCGCCCGTCCAGTATCCGGGTTCCGGTGGAAGAGACCATTCATTTCAGAGGACTTTGA
- a CDS encoding MFS transporter: MQANQVKTEGNVQKQARLRVPGLRWWMFSFFILVMIINYIDRSSLSIAMPLIGKDLHISSLTTGIILSSFGWTYALMQLPGGWLVDKLKPRKVVSTSLIGWGIIEGLTGFVGGVASLVGMRMLLGVFEGPVQNGANSSLTRWLRKHERARGSTLVDGGGPLGTAFGGLLVTGLIVWLGTWRLAFGAVGLLTVLIGVLAWVLMRDNPAEHPMITQEEAAYLDKIETEDGRDENAYPSSIHYFKHASPWMLLLAFFGYDAVLYGLLTWAPSYVSKVQHVSFGMTGIWTFVIFGAGFVGELFAGQLADRLIRAGASVNAVMRTLLGFAGVGVAVAIILVNYVSTPTAAILLISLANFFLRWGGLYWSVPARLAANQHVGQLTGAMNFSGNVAGILVPILVGWIVQQSGGSFVGVFVMFAVAGLLMAVSSVAINYSRKLTS, from the coding sequence ATGCAAGCAAATCAGGTGAAAACCGAGGGAAACGTGCAGAAACAAGCACGGTTGCGCGTTCCGGGATTGCGTTGGTGGATGTTTAGTTTCTTCATCCTAGTCATGATTATCAATTATATTGATAGATCTTCGCTGTCGATTGCCATGCCGTTGATTGGCAAGGATCTTCATATTAGTTCATTGACCACGGGGATTATCCTCAGCTCGTTTGGTTGGACATATGCCCTGATGCAGTTGCCCGGGGGCTGGCTCGTCGATAAGTTGAAACCGCGCAAAGTGGTCTCTACCAGTCTCATTGGCTGGGGCATCATTGAAGGTCTGACTGGTTTTGTCGGTGGTGTTGCATCGCTTGTTGGCATGCGGATGCTCCTTGGCGTCTTTGAGGGACCGGTTCAGAACGGCGCGAACTCCTCACTCACGCGATGGTTGCGCAAGCATGAACGAGCTCGGGGCAGTACGTTGGTCGATGGTGGTGGCCCATTAGGGACGGCGTTTGGCGGTCTGTTGGTGACAGGTCTCATCGTCTGGTTGGGTACCTGGCGTCTTGCATTTGGTGCAGTAGGACTTCTGACAGTCCTCATCGGCGTTTTGGCTTGGGTGCTCATGCGTGACAATCCGGCCGAGCATCCCATGATTACGCAGGAGGAAGCCGCATATCTCGACAAGATTGAGACAGAGGATGGCCGCGATGAAAACGCCTACCCATCTTCTATCCATTATTTCAAGCATGCCAGTCCATGGATGTTGCTTCTGGCGTTCTTCGGTTATGATGCAGTACTTTACGGGCTTTTGACATGGGCACCTTCTTACGTCAGCAAGGTTCAACATGTGTCGTTTGGGATGACCGGGATTTGGACATTTGTGATTTTCGGTGCGGGATTCGTCGGTGAATTGTTCGCTGGTCAGTTGGCGGATAGGTTGATTCGCGCTGGCGCATCTGTCAATGCCGTGATGAGGACGTTGCTCGGATTCGCTGGCGTGGGTGTTGCGGTGGCCATCATCCTCGTGAATTACGTATCGACGCCGACCGCTGCAATTTTACTCATCAGTCTTGCGAATTTCTTCTTGCGTTGGGGTGGCTTGTACTGGAGCGTTCCGGCGCGGCTTGCGGCCAATCAACACGTTGGTCAATTGACGGGGGCTATGAACTTTTCAGGTAATGTTGCGGGGATTTTGGTGCCCATTCTCGTCGGTTGGATCGTCCAGCAGAGCGGTGGCAGTTTCGTTGGCGTCTTCGTGATGTTTGCAGTGGCCGGTTTACTGATGGCGGTATCGTCCGTGGCTATCAACTATTCGCGGAAGTTGACGTCATAA
- a CDS encoding winged helix-turn-helix transcriptional regulator: MKKLLSEQHPDLESIPCSIETALNIIGGKWSFLVLKELYSGTKRYSELQRALPKVSPKALSNTLRHLESNGVVERTVYPTVPVTVEYSLTEKGIDFHSVLVAMKHWGAKWT; the protein is encoded by the coding sequence TTGAAGAAGTTGCTGTCCGAGCAACACCCTGACCTGGAGAGCATTCCGTGCTCGATTGAGACCGCGCTAAATATTATTGGCGGCAAGTGGTCATTTCTCGTGCTCAAAGAGTTGTATAGCGGCACGAAACGCTATAGCGAGTTGCAGCGGGCGCTACCAAAGGTGAGTCCAAAGGCGCTTAGCAACACGCTGCGCCATTTGGAGTCGAATGGTGTGGTGGAGCGAACGGTGTATCCGACGGTGCCTGTGACGGTTGAGTATTCGTTGACGGAGAAGGGCATTGATTTTCATAGCGTACTCGTCGCGATGAAACACTGGGGAGCGAAATGGACGTAA